The following is a genomic window from Candidatus Binatia bacterium.
AAAAGGAGGGCACGGTTACCGTGATCGGCCCCCAGGGAAACGAGACGCGGGACGCGCTCAGCATAGGATTTCAAAAAAAATATCCTGAGATCAAAGTGGAGTTGCTCAGTATGGCCGGCAACCAGATCGCGCCGAAATTGCTCAACGAGCTTGCCGCGGCGAAGTATACCACCGACGTTGTCATTACGGGCACGACGACGGCTCTTGAAAGCCTCGTGCCGGGAAAAGCGGTCGTCCCGATCCGGCCGGTTCTCGGAGGACCGAATACCCGGGACCTCGGCAAGTGGAAAGGAGGAAAACTACTCTTTTCCGATGACGCGCAAACTTACAATCTAATTTTCAGTGCATACGTCAAGGCGCCGTTTATTTACAACACGAGCCTGGTTTCTGCGGGCGATTTCAAGTCATGGAGAGACCTTCTGGAACCGAAATGGCAGGGGAAAATTGCGCTGAAAGATCCCCTGAGCGCGGGCGGAGGCCTGGGCAACTCGACGCTCTGGTACACGCATGAAAGTCTCGGCAAAGATTTCATCCGCAAGCTCTTGACGCAGAAGGATCTGGTGATGCCGCGAGACGACCGGCAGATGCTGGATTTCGCCGCGCGCGGGAAATATCCAATCGCGATCGGGCCGAGCGACGTTCTGACCAACGAGTTCATTGCGCGCGGGCTGCCGCTCAAGCATCTGCACCCGGAGACCTTGAAGGAAGGCACGTACATCACCGCGGGAAACGGGAGCCTGGTGATCGTGCGCAACGCGCCGCATCCGAATGCTTTGCGCGTTTACGTCGACTACCTGCTTTCAGCCGAGGGACAGCTCCATTGGAGCAAGGCTGCGCGCTTCGCGAGCCTGCGCCAGGACGTTCCTAAAGATCACGTCCAGGATATCCTCGTGCCCAAGGAGGGCATGCCGTACCCGGACATCTCGACCGAGCGCTATGTGAATTTGCGCGAAGAGATCATTCAATTTATTAAGACGATCGTGCCGCGATGAGAGTTTCGCGCAGCTGCGAGCGATTGTTTGGAGTTTTTTTGCGCACGCAAATCTCCCCTGGCCCCTCTTTTTCAAAGAGGGGTAATGCGAAAATGCCTGTAAGAGATTCCCCCTTTGTGAAAGGGGGATAAAGGGGGATTTTAATGCGACGCGGTGTCTCGCGGGATAGAGGTGAGCGTGACGCATCGGAGGTTACGATGGGCTTTAATGGGCTGAGAGAATTCATCCGACTGCTCGAAGACGAAGGCGAGCTCGCGCGCGTGCGCGTGCCGGTCGATCTGAACCAGGAGCTCGGGGCCGTTTGCGTAAAGAGCCTGAGGGGTCGCGGACCGGCGCTTCTGTTCGAGCGCCCAGGCGGAAAAGAGACGCCGATTTTC
Proteins encoded in this region:
- a CDS encoding extracellular solute-binding protein, producing the protein MAAAKKEGTVTVIGPQGNETRDALSIGFQKKYPEIKVELLSMAGNQIAPKLLNELAAAKYTTDVVITGTTTALESLVPGKAVVPIRPVLGGPNTRDLGKWKGGKLLFSDDAQTYNLIFSAYVKAPFIYNTSLVSAGDFKSWRDLLEPKWQGKIALKDPLSAGGGLGNSTLWYTHESLGKDFIRKLLTQKDLVMPRDDRQMLDFAARGKYPIAIGPSDVLTNEFIARGLPLKHLHPETLKEGTYITAGNGSLVIVRNAPHPNALRVYVDYLLSAEGQLHWSKAARFASLRQDVPKDHVQDILVPKEGMPYPDISTERYVNLREEIIQFIKTIVPR